One Chloroflexota bacterium genomic window carries:
- the truA gene encoding tRNA pseudouridine(38-40) synthase TruA, whose translation MRRLFAFVEYDGTELAGFQVQARGRTVQGELELALHKITGETVRVTGGGRTDSGVHALGQGAHWDTNWDRPLNVLERALNAVLPNDIAVHGVREVPRDFSARYSAQSRVYRYTILNQPTRAPLARRYGWHIAEPLDVDAMDAAAQSLIGTHDFGAFGTPPRGDNTVRAMLKASVRRDVTRVFIELEANAFLYRMVRRIVGTLVLVGKGEMTLTQFRLVLAKEKRAGQSAPPQGLCLVVVKYELTDKSAIRFIGAKDENI comes from the coding sequence ATGCGGAGACTATTCGCGTTTGTCGAGTACGACGGCACGGAATTGGCGGGGTTTCAGGTTCAAGCGCGCGGGCGCACGGTGCAAGGCGAACTGGAACTCGCGTTACACAAGATCACCGGCGAGACCGTTCGTGTCACCGGCGGCGGGCGCACCGATTCAGGAGTGCACGCGTTAGGGCAAGGCGCACACTGGGATACCAACTGGGATCGCCCGCTGAATGTTCTAGAACGTGCGCTCAACGCGGTTTTACCAAATGATATTGCAGTACACGGCGTACGCGAGGTGCCGCGCGATTTCTCGGCGCGTTACAGCGCGCAAAGTCGCGTGTATCGTTACACGATTCTGAACCAGCCGACGCGCGCACCGCTCGCGCGGCGATACGGCTGGCACATCGCCGAGCCGCTCGACGTGGACGCGATGGACGCGGCGGCACAGTCGCTTATCGGCACGCACGATTTCGGCGCATTCGGCACGCCGCCGCGCGGCGACAATACCGTGCGCGCGATGCTCAAGGCAAGTGTTCGGCGCGACGTGACACGCGTCTTCATCGAACTAGAAGCGAACGCGTTTCTCTATCGGATGGTGCGACGAATCGTCGGCACGTTGGTCTTGGTCGGTAAAGGCGAAATGACCCTCACGCAATTTCGCCTAGTGCTCGCCAAAGAAAAACGCGCGGGACAATCAGCGCCGCCGCAGGGCTTGTGTCTCGTCGTCGTCAAGTACGAATTAACGGATAAATCAGCAATTCGATTCATCGGAGCGAAGGATGAAAACATTTAA
- the rplM gene encoding 50S ribosomal protein L13: MKTFNTKPADITREWYVVNADGKTLGRLASGIARILKGKHKKIYTPHLDCGDFVVVLNAGKVRVTGKKLAEKYYYRHSGYPGGMRKTVLREQLEKHPDRVLKEAVWGMLPKGRLGRVIFKKLKVYSGTSHPHLAQKPRTLEV; the protein is encoded by the coding sequence ATGAAAACATTTAACACCAAACCCGCAGACATCACTCGGGAATGGTATGTCGTGAACGCCGATGGGAAAACTCTCGGCAGACTTGCCTCGGGCATTGCGCGCATCCTCAAAGGCAAGCACAAGAAAATTTACACGCCGCATCTTGATTGTGGTGATTTCGTCGTCGTGTTGAATGCGGGTAAGGTTCGCGTGACCGGCAAAAAACTCGCGGAGAAATACTACTATCGTCACTCGGGTTACCCGGGCGGCATGCGTAAAACCGTTTTGCGCGAGCAATTGGAAAAACATCCCGACCGTGTGCTCAAGGAAGCCGTGTGGGGCATGTTACCCAAAGGTCGCCTGGGTCGCGTGATATTCAAAAAACTTAAAGTCTATTCGGGCACGAGTCATCCGCATCTCGCGCAAAAGCCCAGGACGTTGGAGGTCTAA